The DNA sequence GCGCCCCGGCGGGGTCTGGGCCGCGATCAAAACCGTAGCGAGCGTGAGCGAAGCGGGAATGGCGAGCGTGCGCCATGTGGATGAATATCGGCTCATTCTGGTCAAGGGGTGCGTCGGGCAGCGCCGCGGAGACGCGTCTCCGACCGGCTATACCCAAAAACGCAACCAAAGTTTCCCACGCGCGCGAAGCGGGGGTCAACGGAAACCGCCCCCTCGGACAAAAGAAATTGACGCCATCGCCTCACGCCCCGAGGCTATTCCCGTGCACTACGAGCTTCGCGTCCCGGGACCGATCGATCTCGATCTCACGTTTTCATGCGGCCAGGCGTTCCGCTGGGTCAGGGAAGGCGAATGCTGGCGCGGAATCGTGGGCCGTGCCGAGCTTTCGGTCGCGTTGCTTGGGCCGGCCGGCCTCGCGGTTTCCATTGCCGGAGAGGACCCTGGCCGCCAAGCCCTGGTCCGATATTTCAGGCTGGACGAAGATCCCAGGGTCCACCTGGAGCACGCGGAGGAGCTTCGCGCGCTGCCGGGGATCCTGCCGCTCTTCGGCTTGAGGCTCCTCCGCCAGGATCCATGGGAAACCGTTGCCTCGTTCATCTGCTCCGCGGCCGCGAACATCCTCAAGATCAGCCGCTGCGTGGAGGCGATGGCGGCGCGCTGGGGCGAACCCATTCCCGGCTCCCTAAGGCGGGCCTTCCCCGGGGCCGAGACGATCGCCCGGGCGCGCGAACCGCAGCTCCGGGCGAGCGGCCTGGGATTCCGCGCACCCTATCTCCTTCAGAGCGCCCGCGTCATCGCGTCGGCCGGATGGTCGTGGGATGCCCTGCGCGACGCTTCGCACGAGGAAGCGCGGGGTCGCTTGTGCGAGCTGCCCGGCGTGGGGCCGAAGATCGCCGACTGCACGCTGCTCTTTGGCCTCGGCCGCCTCGAGGCCTTCCCGGTGGACCGATGGATCCGGCGCGCGACGCTGGAGCTTGCGTCGCGGCGGAGGGCGAAGGATGAGGAGCTGTCGCGCTGGGCCGAGCGGTTCGGACCGGGGCGCGGCTACCTGCAGCAGATCCTCTTCCACTTGCGCCGCACGCAGGGCCCGCTCCCGCCCCTCCCGCGCTCCTCGGAGCGCCGTTCCGCGCGCCCCCTCGCCGCGCGCGCCAGGCGGATCGCGTGAATCCGGCGGGTGAAGGATCCCCTCGCGATCCCGCGATCGCGCTCTTCGCGAAGGCGCCGCGGCCCGGCCACGTGAAGACCAGGCTCGTTCCTCCCCTGACCCATGAAGACGCGGCGCGCGTCGCCCGCGCCTCCCTCGAGGACACCGCCCGCTTCATCGTGCCCGCGGTCCCCGCGCATTGGACGCTCTTCCTGGACGGAGAGCCGGACCGTCCCCTGCAATCCCTCGCCGGGGAGATCGGGATCCCGATCTCGCCGCAGCGGGGCACCGACCTGGGCGGACGGCTCGTCGCCGCGTTCCGCGACCTGCGGGCCAAGGGCGCGCGTCGCGTGGTCGCGATCGGCTCGGACGCCCCCACACTCGATCCGGAACGGATCCTGGAAGCCATCGAGTCGCTCTCCGTCTGCGATGTCGCGCTGGGACCGACCGAGGACGGCGGGTACTACCTCATCGGCACGAGCGGGGACCACGAGTCGATTTTCGAGGAGATCCCGTGGGGAAGCGGCTCCGCCGCCGCCACGACGCTCGAGCGGGCCCGCGCGCGGAGCCTGGACGTGCGGCTGCTCACGCCGTGGTATGACCTCGATGACGCGGCGTCGCTCCTTCGGGCGTACGACGCGACCAGGCCGGGGTGGGCGCTGCGGGAGGTGCTGGACGAGGTGAGGGCGAGGCTCGTGACGGGCTCGTGAAGCGGGGAGCTTTGGAGGAGCTCAGCCGGTCGATTTCAAGCTCGCCAGCTCCTGGCGGACCGCGGCCGCGTGCTCGCCGTCCGGAGCCAATTCGAGATAGCGTTCCCACGCCCGCTCGGCGCCCGCGCGGTCGCCGGTCTCCCGCATCACCACGCCGAGGTTGAGCCACGCATTCTTGTGGCGGGGGCTCTCCTTCGTGACTTTTAGGAGCTCGGTCTTCGCGACGTCGTTTCGCCCGCTCGAATGGTAAGCGATCGCGCGATCCACTCGGACGTCGGCGTTCTCGGGATCGATCGCGAGCGCGCGCGTGTAGTACTTGATCGCGTGCTCCCACTGACCCGAATCGAACTCCAAATTGCCGAGACCGACGTTGGCCTCGAGGTCATCGGGGTTTTTCGCGAGCGCTGCTTTGTAGGATCGCACCTGCTGCATAATCTGCGTCGGCATTCCCTGGGGCGCACCCTGCCCCTGCGGGGCTCCCGCGAGGATGTCCGCCGGGCCGGACGGCATCCCGGCTTCCCCGCGCGGACCGATCGCGGAGTGAAGCGCGAAGCCGATCATGCCCCCCACCGCGAACCCGACGACGAGGAGCAGCCAGGCGATGCCCGGAACGGCCTGCGCGCGGTGGCGCCGCGCGGGCCCCGAAGGGGCGCGGCCGCGCGCGCGAGCCGGGGCGGATCCCGCGGCGGAGGATGCGGCCCCGCCGCGCGAGCCCAAGAGGGCGCCGCACGCGTCACAGCGGTCCAGGGTAGCGGGGAGCGATTCGCCGCAGCGGGGGCAGATGATGCGATCGAGAGCCATTCTCGCTGGGAGTCTACGCCTTGCGTGAATCAGGGATCAACCTTGTCCCTTCGCCTTCGATCGGGTAAACAGGCGTGATGATCCTGGCCCAGATGTTCGGATCGAGCGCCCTGGTGTGGGACGGAACGGAGATGCTGCAGGCCGCTCTGGGTCCGAAGCTCAGGTCCAGATCCGGGAGCCGCCTGGGGGCGCCGGCGGTCGGGGATCATGTGGAAGTGGGGCGGGATGCCCAGGGTACCCTCTCCGTGCTCTCGATCGCGCCGCGCCGGACGTCTCTCGCGCGCGCGGGGAGCGGGGCGCGCGACCGCCAGATCGTCGCGGCGAACGCCGAGCAGGCAGTGATCGTTTCCTCGGCGGCCCAGCCTCCGTTTCGCCCGGGGCTCGTGGACCGGTGGGCGCTTCTCGCCCACC is a window from the Candidatus Eisenbacteria bacterium genome containing:
- a CDS encoding glycosyltransferase encodes the protein MGRAVRTGARLPAADPLPLAPHAGPAPAPPALLGAPFRAPPRRARQADRVNPAGEGSPRDPAIALFAKAPRPGHVKTRLVPPLTHEDAARVARASLEDTARFIVPAVPAHWTLFLDGEPDRPLQSLAGEIGIPISPQRGTDLGGRLVAAFRDLRAKGARRVVAIGSDAPTLDPERILEAIESLSVCDVALGPTEDGGYYLIGTSGDHESIFEEIPWGSGSAAATTLERARARSLDVRLLTPWYDLDDAASLLRAYDATRPGWALREVLDEVRARLVTGS
- a CDS encoding tetratricopeptide repeat protein; its protein translation is MALDRIICPRCGESLPATLDRCDACGALLGSRGGAASSAAGSAPARARGRAPSGPARRHRAQAVPGIAWLLLVVGFAVGGMIGFALHSAIGPRGEAGMPSGPADILAGAPQGQGAPQGMPTQIMQQVRSYKAALAKNPDDLEANVGLGNLEFDSGQWEHAIKYYTRALAIDPENADVRVDRAIAYHSSGRNDVAKTELLKVTKESPRHKNAWLNLGVVMRETGDRAGAERAWERYLELAPDGEHAAAVRQELASLKSTG